The Collimonas fungivorans Ter331 genome has a segment encoding these proteins:
- a CDS encoding sensor histidine kinase: protein MPEQSEMTKIPRRWLGVVVLLCQIFLSMPAICQQLPLRYYGQEDGLRNLGVTALARQANGYIWVGTENGLFRYDGTRFQRFDISDEPGALYIAALHVDASDRLWVGTLKGLYQLRGQQFAPMRFKNAEFAFHWGQVFAQFGPDRLLVLSNERIWQVTSADGGATWQARQFFSAEQLLQRPEMQALHSLHVGPKGDLWMGCEHSLCHYDQGKLAVLGKKDGLPAKQWGALLHDRQGTLWLRGEKQVFALPAGSGVFLNRSPPRDEQKKQERVPLLAEDHNGMILSQQDSGLIRWDGRAWQSFAEGNGLNVSDGISAILEGGNNGLWLGSAGRGLIHWLGYPDWENWTSRQGLPHNIVWSFLRDQAGQLHVGTRSGSAVLRKTGGFAILPGRYGGSSHEWISMIEDGKGRAWATTLSGTLVRREPGAAQDTLIAKLPVSNGMFFDRSGQLWLNTQRGLYVIRHPDVASVPLPVAEISAVTGAKDVNVFHGCQSTSGVLWFVSDKGLLRYDGKEWSNPRFAGHGTPRGELNTIACSRTGNLWLASLDAGLWRATEQRGTLAIQDITPPLLQKQSVLALLEDSRGWLWVSSDAGVAVWNRNQWRFFNQQSGMVWNDSNTDALYEDDDGSIWIGTSNGASHILRPESLFLPLSLNVLLESITGDGRQLPPDQPVRLPWASGALNFRFAALSFQNHEAIEFHYRMKGLEREWSQTAAPEVRYSALPPGSYRLQVTAENVAMETTSPVVETEIVILAPWWRTTFFYYVCGLLLLLVPFLWQRHRIRRLLARQRLKEQLARERAYELEQSREEERKHLTREIHDELGQYLSAMRMGVSVIGIEFGDKNPELQGKVQRQVSLVDSTIKIARNIVSALRPSALDMGMVPALEWLANEFSENTGIRCVLQIDEKTIVLDERRATTFFRIVQESLTNIGRHAQASQVEIRLNRKDAQYLLEVRDNGKGFDPLLRKKNSFGLIGIRERAFMLGGSVDIVSVPGAGTTIQVRIPVEDAGKAK from the coding sequence ATGCCAGAACAATCTGAAATGACAAAAATTCCGCGCCGCTGGCTGGGAGTTGTCGTACTTCTGTGCCAAATCTTTCTCTCGATGCCAGCAATTTGTCAGCAACTGCCATTGCGCTATTACGGCCAAGAGGACGGACTGCGCAATCTCGGCGTTACCGCTCTCGCCCGGCAAGCCAACGGTTATATCTGGGTCGGCACGGAAAACGGCTTGTTTCGCTATGACGGTACGCGTTTTCAGCGGTTTGATATAAGCGACGAGCCCGGCGCCCTGTATATCGCCGCGCTGCATGTCGATGCAAGCGACCGCTTGTGGGTCGGGACATTGAAAGGCTTGTATCAGTTGCGGGGGCAGCAGTTCGCGCCCATGCGGTTTAAAAATGCGGAATTTGCTTTCCATTGGGGCCAGGTTTTTGCTCAGTTCGGCCCGGACCGTTTGCTGGTGTTAAGCAATGAGCGCATATGGCAGGTCACTTCTGCGGACGGCGGAGCGACCTGGCAGGCGCGACAGTTTTTCAGCGCGGAGCAGTTGCTGCAGCGTCCGGAGATGCAAGCTCTGCACAGTCTGCATGTCGGGCCGAAGGGGGATTTGTGGATGGGATGCGAGCATTCGCTATGCCATTACGACCAAGGCAAGCTGGCCGTTCTCGGCAAGAAGGATGGCCTGCCTGCCAAGCAATGGGGCGCCTTGCTGCACGACCGGCAAGGAACATTGTGGCTGCGCGGCGAAAAACAGGTATTTGCATTGCCGGCCGGCAGCGGAGTGTTCCTGAATCGCTCGCCACCGCGGGACGAACAAAAGAAACAAGAACGCGTTCCTCTGCTCGCCGAAGACCATAACGGCATGATTCTGAGCCAGCAAGATAGCGGCCTCATCCGTTGGGATGGCCGGGCCTGGCAATCGTTCGCCGAAGGCAACGGACTGAATGTGAGCGACGGCATCAGCGCCATCCTGGAGGGAGGAAACAACGGCCTCTGGCTGGGATCGGCCGGGCGTGGCCTGATTCATTGGCTTGGCTATCCCGACTGGGAAAACTGGACCTCGCGGCAAGGATTGCCTCACAATATTGTATGGTCTTTTTTGCGCGATCAGGCTGGCCAGCTTCATGTCGGCACTCGCTCCGGATCGGCCGTACTGCGGAAAACCGGCGGCTTCGCCATTTTGCCAGGCCGTTACGGCGGCAGTTCGCACGAGTGGATCAGCATGATCGAAGATGGCAAAGGGCGCGCCTGGGCCACGACACTTTCAGGAACGCTGGTGCGCCGAGAGCCTGGTGCTGCCCAAGACACGCTGATTGCCAAACTGCCCGTGAGCAATGGCATGTTCTTCGACAGATCCGGGCAGCTCTGGCTGAACACCCAGCGCGGACTGTATGTCATCAGGCATCCTGATGTAGCTAGCGTGCCGCTGCCGGTGGCGGAAATATCGGCGGTGACCGGCGCCAAGGACGTCAATGTTTTCCACGGCTGCCAAAGCACTTCTGGCGTGCTTTGGTTCGTTTCCGACAAGGGCCTGCTGCGTTACGACGGCAAGGAATGGAGCAATCCCCGCTTTGCCGGACACGGCACTCCTCGGGGAGAGTTGAACACCATTGCCTGCTCGAGGACGGGTAACCTGTGGCTGGCCAGCCTGGATGCAGGACTCTGGCGCGCCACGGAACAGAGGGGCACGTTGGCTATCCAGGACATTACTCCCCCTCTGCTGCAAAAACAAAGCGTCCTGGCGCTGCTTGAAGATAGCCGCGGCTGGCTGTGGGTTTCCAGCGACGCGGGTGTCGCTGTATGGAATCGCAATCAATGGCGGTTTTTCAACCAGCAAAGCGGCATGGTCTGGAACGACAGCAATACCGATGCGCTGTATGAAGATGACGATGGTTCGATCTGGATAGGAACCAGCAATGGCGCATCACATATCCTGCGGCCGGAGTCCCTGTTTTTGCCGCTTTCCCTGAATGTGCTGCTGGAAAGCATCACCGGCGACGGCCGGCAACTTCCTCCGGACCAGCCGGTTCGTTTGCCGTGGGCGTCCGGCGCGCTGAATTTCAGGTTCGCAGCGCTTTCGTTTCAGAATCATGAGGCAATCGAATTTCATTATCGAATGAAAGGCCTGGAGCGGGAGTGGTCGCAGACCGCCGCCCCAGAAGTACGCTACTCGGCTTTGCCGCCCGGAAGTTATCGCCTTCAGGTCACGGCAGAGAACGTTGCCATGGAGACGACTTCCCCGGTAGTCGAAACTGAAATAGTGATCCTTGCGCCTTGGTGGCGGACCACGTTTTTTTATTATGTCTGCGGCTTGCTTTTGCTGCTGGTGCCATTCTTGTGGCAGCGCCATCGGATCCGCCGATTGCTCGCCCGGCAACGTTTGAAAGAGCAATTGGCGCGTGAGCGCGCCTATGAACTCGAACAATCGCGAGAAGAGGAGCGCAAACATCTGACGCGCGAAATTCACGATGAGCTCGGTCAATACCTTTCAGCGATGCGCATGGGAGTATCAGTGATCGGTATCGAATTCGGGGACAAGAATCCGGAATTGCAAGGAAAGGTTCAGCGGCAAGTGTCGCTGGTCGACAGCACCATCAAGATCGCGCGCAACATTGTTTCTGCATTGCGTCCGAGTGCGCTGGATATGGGAATGGTGCCGGCGCTGGAATGGCTGGCGAATGAATTTTCCGAAAACACCGGTATTCGATGCGTTTTGCAAATCGATGAAAAAACAATCGTCCTGGACGAGAGACGAGCGACAACTTTTTTCCGCATTGTGCAGGAATCCCTGACCAATATCGGTCGCCATGCACAAGCCAGCCAGGTGGAAATCCGGCTGAATAGGAAAGATGCGCAATATCTGCTGGAAGTGCGCGACAACGGAAAGGGTTTTGACCCTCTCCTGCGCAAGAAAAATTCATTCGGCCTGATCGGCATCCGGGAGCGGGCTTTCATGCTCGGCGGCAGTGTCGACATCGTTAGCGTACCCGGCGCCGGCACCACTATCCAGGTTCGGATTCCGGTCGAAGATGCCGGCAAGGCCAAATGA
- a CDS encoding CesT family type III secretion system chaperone — protein sequence MASENYRKLIDEVCAIARIANPKLFYTTADLTVDGVNFTLIDGSTEQEEGLALYCDFGALPVKNRADVLERLLEINLTMHGVNTPVFTINFETRHVLLAQRIPVGQISALDLMNTLSEYSAHSKAWRKTFYLHEAR from the coding sequence ATGGCATCCGAAAATTATCGGAAACTGATAGATGAAGTATGTGCGATCGCAAGAATCGCAAATCCCAAGCTGTTTTATACGACTGCCGATCTGACCGTCGATGGCGTTAATTTCACATTGATCGACGGCAGCACCGAACAAGAAGAAGGCTTGGCCCTGTACTGCGATTTTGGTGCGCTGCCGGTAAAAAATCGCGCCGACGTCCTGGAACGGTTACTGGAAATAAATTTGACGATGCATGGCGTAAATACGCCGGTATTCACGATCAACTTCGAAACTCGTCATGTTCTGCTGGCGCAGCGCATTCCTGTCGGGCAGATATCGGCGCTTGACCTGATGAATACCTTGTCGGAGTATTCAGCGCATTCGAAGGCATGGCGCAAGACTTTTTATCTGCATGAAGCCAGATAG
- a CDS encoding DUF4388 domain-containing protein gives MAIWGRLSDFSLHAVLSSVGKYRSGVIHVDLGEGSQYHLHVSEGVLTALLINADGIGDPELAKAVVARLCLSAGGTFRYLRMDATPLRRDFHLGLNELGNISSRQEAPSQKPLLSVFHHRGMKRLLPHADICFRLNRNDYAMDNYVLQRFLDRSVQQLIVGVSASALAELLNDDVEKIRFYFYRLIEMAVIIQVNCAETKACSE, from the coding sequence ATGGCAATCTGGGGTCGACTGTCGGATTTTTCGTTGCATGCCGTGCTTAGCAGCGTTGGAAAATATCGTTCCGGCGTGATTCATGTCGATTTAGGCGAGGGCAGTCAATATCATTTGCACGTTTCAGAGGGAGTATTAACCGCGCTGCTAATAAATGCAGACGGCATCGGTGATCCGGAGCTGGCCAAGGCTGTGGTAGCCAGGTTATGCCTCTCCGCTGGCGGGACGTTTCGCTACCTGCGGATGGATGCCACGCCGCTGCGTAGGGATTTTCATTTGGGTCTGAATGAATTGGGCAATATATCTTCTCGCCAGGAAGCGCCATCTCAAAAACCGCTGCTTTCCGTTTTTCATCATCGCGGTATGAAAAGACTGTTGCCGCATGCAGACATTTGCTTTCGTTTAAATCGGAATGACTATGCGATGGACAATTACGTGCTGCAGCGGTTCCTGGACCGCTCCGTTCAGCAGCTGATAGTTGGCGTGAGCGCCTCGGCGCTGGCTGAGTTACTGAACGACGACGTGGAGAAGATACGTTTCTATTTTTATCGACTCATAGAGATGGCTGTGATTATTCAAGTGAACTGCGCGGAAACAAAAGCCTGCAGCGAATAG
- a CDS encoding autotransporter outer membrane beta-barrel domain-containing protein — MLKLQTAIKITHPVRYRLVLSAASSLVLIPALSVVPGTAYAACNTAGQITTCDASAPNPWVTTVGAGNVAAENGRTVTIGTGSQLAVGDANAISLRDNANVTVQNGATVSAKGVGNSGLYNTGANTVEFRNNGTLTVDQGGQVLATGPQGSAEAVNLQGSGNVITNNGTIKADNAAAIWFQNTNGLNTIVNNATGIIQAPGNVIGASGNGAVDFTNKGQVIGNLVFAGGDDTLRLYTGSVITGNFNGGGGNNTIFLSGAGSSSLSGNMSNFSSLIKNDTGTWTLTGTITGATVAEVQQGTLALTGNNSAYTGKMTVDAAGTLEARAQSLPSSIIDNGLVRFVQPDNGTYAGLISGTGAVEKTQGGTLVLAPTASGGNTYSGGTTLTGGTVAAGADNALGANTGSLTFNGGTLQLLQSFDLASTRAVTINAPGGTIDTQGFASTLMQGMTGSGSFNKAGAGSLTLAGSNTYTGGTTIAAGTLQLGNGGTTGSIVGDVVNNASLVFNRADTLLFPGTISGTGSVNQAGSGATVLTGNSTYTGGTTISAGTLQLGNGGTTGSIVGDVANNGTLVFNRSDDVTFPGTISGTGSVTQAGAGMTVLNTDNPYSGGTMVAAGTLAVGDATHAAAALSGGGNTTVASGATLGGYGSVTGSVTNNGTIAAANALPQFSGSGNGSFTINGPLTNAGLLQIGGQGVGNRLNVVGNYVGQKGSIALNTFLAGDGAASDRLVINGGAASGSSSLRITNVGGPGAAIVADGIEVVQTVNGATTTADAFALAAPVKAGAYSYYLAKGGVSSGTSENWYLRNTVVQTPTPPVVLPPSTPTGTPPTVPPTVPPTTPPVTPADPAPTAGSGAIPLYRPEVPIYTEVASVARQVNIQQLDNFHDRQGEQSLLTENGDLPAAWGRVWGSRTKQRQDGTVSPQFDGSMTGIQVGHDIYADTDASGQRNHYGLFAGFAHATGKVNGFAMAVQNLDVGNLAIDAYSLGGYWTHVGPSGWYTDAVLMGSSLSADPRSHDGVGAHTHGSALVGSIEGGLPMPLGAEVTIEPQAQVIWQNLSLNDLNDGVSAVGFNNGNAFLARLGVRLKSRFETSAAIWQPYLRLNLLRSFGSHDSTTFDGTTVISNGSNQTAGQLNAGLVATINKSTSAFMTVTYTTNLGGAQQRTVMADAGMRWSW, encoded by the coding sequence ATGTTAAAACTTCAAACGGCAATAAAAATAACTCATCCTGTTCGCTACCGCCTGGTCCTTTCTGCAGCCTCTTCACTTGTGCTAATACCTGCGCTGAGTGTGGTGCCCGGAACGGCCTACGCAGCCTGCAACACCGCTGGACAAATCACGACCTGCGATGCCAGTGCGCCCAATCCCTGGGTGACGACAGTGGGGGCCGGCAATGTGGCAGCCGAGAATGGCCGAACCGTCACGATCGGTACAGGCAGCCAGCTCGCGGTCGGCGATGCCAATGCCATCAGCCTGCGCGACAATGCGAACGTCACGGTCCAGAACGGCGCTACGGTGAGCGCCAAGGGGGTTGGCAACAGTGGCTTGTACAACACCGGCGCCAACACGGTCGAATTCCGCAACAACGGCACATTGACAGTCGATCAAGGAGGCCAAGTCCTCGCGACCGGCCCCCAAGGCAGTGCGGAAGCCGTCAATCTGCAAGGCAGCGGCAATGTCATCACCAACAATGGCACGATCAAGGCAGATAACGCCGCCGCCATCTGGTTCCAGAATACGAATGGCCTGAACACGATCGTCAATAATGCCACCGGGATCATCCAGGCGCCAGGCAATGTGATCGGCGCATCGGGGAACGGTGCGGTCGACTTTACCAATAAAGGACAGGTCATCGGCAACCTCGTTTTTGCTGGTGGCGATGATACCTTGCGACTCTATACGGGATCGGTCATTACTGGCAACTTCAATGGCGGCGGCGGCAATAACACTATCTTCCTGAGCGGCGCCGGAAGTTCGTCGCTGTCCGGCAACATGAGCAATTTTTCGTCGCTTATCAAAAACGATACGGGAACCTGGACGCTGACCGGCACCATCACGGGGGCAACTGTCGCGGAGGTTCAACAAGGGACACTGGCGCTCACCGGCAACAACAGTGCGTATACCGGCAAGATGACCGTCGATGCGGCCGGCACGCTTGAAGCGCGGGCGCAGAGTCTGCCGTCCAGCATCATTGACAATGGCCTGGTGCGCTTTGTGCAGCCCGACAACGGCACTTATGCCGGCCTCATTTCAGGCACCGGCGCAGTCGAAAAGACCCAGGGCGGCACACTGGTGCTGGCGCCGACAGCTTCCGGCGGCAATACATATTCCGGCGGCACCACGCTTACCGGCGGCACCGTTGCCGCTGGCGCCGACAACGCACTCGGTGCAAACACCGGCAGTCTGACATTCAACGGCGGCACGCTTCAGCTTCTGCAGAGTTTCGATCTCGCCAGTACGCGTGCGGTAACCATCAATGCGCCGGGCGGCACCATCGACACGCAAGGATTTGCCTCCACGCTGATGCAAGGCATGACTGGTTCCGGTAGCTTCAACAAGGCGGGCGCCGGCAGCCTGACCCTTGCAGGCAGCAATACCTATACCGGCGGCACGACGATTGCGGCGGGTACGCTGCAGCTGGGTAACGGCGGCACGACCGGCAGCATTGTCGGCGATGTCGTCAATAATGCCTCTCTTGTCTTTAACCGCGCCGACACGCTGCTGTTTCCCGGGACGATCTCAGGCACGGGCTCGGTTAACCAGGCCGGCAGCGGCGCCACGGTGTTAACCGGGAACAGCACCTATACCGGCGGCACGACGATTTCGGCCGGTACGCTGCAACTAGGCAACGGCGGCACGACCGGCAGCATCGTGGGCGATGTTGCCAATAACGGTACGCTGGTCTTCAATCGTTCCGACGACGTGACTTTCCCTGGCACGATTTCCGGTACCGGCTCTGTCACGCAGGCCGGCGCCGGCATGACCGTGCTGAATACGGACAATCCCTACAGCGGAGGAACGATGGTCGCAGCCGGAACGCTGGCAGTGGGCGACGCGACGCACGCAGCGGCGGCATTGTCCGGCGGCGGCAATACGACCGTCGCCTCGGGCGCCACGCTCGGCGGCTACGGCAGCGTCACAGGATCGGTAACCAACAACGGCACCATTGCGGCGGCCAATGCTTTGCCTCAATTTTCCGGCTCGGGCAACGGCAGCTTTACGATCAACGGGCCATTGACCAACGCCGGCCTGCTGCAAATCGGCGGCCAAGGGGTTGGCAACCGGCTCAACGTTGTCGGCAACTATGTCGGCCAAAAGGGCAGCATCGCCCTCAACACCTTCCTCGCAGGCGATGGCGCGGCATCTGACCGGTTAGTGATCAACGGCGGCGCCGCCAGCGGTTCGTCCAGCTTGCGCATCACGAATGTCGGTGGTCCTGGCGCGGCCATCGTCGCCGATGGCATTGAGGTGGTGCAGACCGTGAACGGCGCGACGACCACGGCAGACGCATTTGCACTTGCGGCGCCGGTCAAGGCTGGCGCCTATTCTTACTATCTTGCCAAGGGTGGCGTGTCCAGCGGCACCTCGGAAAACTGGTATCTGCGCAATACCGTAGTGCAAACGCCTACTCCGCCCGTAGTTTTGCCTCCAAGCACGCCCACAGGTACGCCTCCGACTGTGCCGCCGACTGTGCCGCCGACCACGCCACCGGTTACTCCAGCGGACCCGGCGCCCACAGCCGGCTCCGGAGCAATTCCGCTGTATCGCCCCGAAGTCCCCATCTATACGGAAGTTGCCAGCGTCGCCCGGCAAGTCAATATCCAGCAACTCGATAATTTCCATGACAGGCAAGGAGAGCAATCGCTGTTGACCGAGAACGGCGATCTGCCGGCGGCCTGGGGCCGTGTCTGGGGCAGCCGCACCAAGCAACGCCAGGATGGTACTGTCTCGCCGCAATTCGACGGTTCAATGACGGGAATACAGGTCGGCCACGACATCTATGCCGATACCGACGCCAGCGGCCAACGCAATCATTACGGTCTGTTTGCAGGCTTTGCGCATGCCACCGGCAAGGTCAACGGTTTTGCGATGGCGGTGCAGAATCTGGATGTCGGCAACCTGGCCATCGATGCATACAGTCTGGGCGGCTACTGGACCCACGTCGGCCCGAGCGGCTGGTACACGGATGCCGTGCTGATGGGAAGTTCACTGTCGGCGGATCCGCGCTCGCACGATGGCGTGGGCGCGCACACGCACGGCAGCGCCCTCGTCGGATCCATCGAGGGCGGCCTGCCAATGCCACTGGGGGCGGAGGTGACCATCGAGCCTCAGGCGCAAGTGATCTGGCAAAACCTGTCGCTGAATGACTTGAATGACGGTGTGTCGGCGGTGGGTTTCAACAACGGCAATGCCTTCCTCGCCCGCCTCGGCGTGCGGTTGAAAAGCCGTTTTGAAACATCGGCAGCGATTTGGCAGCCATATCTGCGCCTGAACCTGCTGCGCAGTTTCGGTTCTCATGACAGCACCACCTTTGACGGCACTACAGTGATTTCGAACGGGTCGAATCAGACTGCGGGCCAGCTCAACGCCGGCCTGGTCGCCACGATCAACAAGTCGACCAGTGCGTTTATGACCGTAACCTACACCACCAACCTCGGCGGAGCGCAACAGCGCACGGTGATGGCGGATGCCGGCATGCGCTGGAGCTGGTAA